The following proteins are co-located in the Trichormus variabilis 0441 genome:
- a CDS encoding transposase: protein MFVYEYKVNPKPQQISAINEAIRTSQFVRNKVLRYWMDNRGVGKTEMFRYNTLLRKEFKFVEDLNSHACQTAVERVLKAVNRFYDNCKRGISGKKGYPKFKKNTRSVEYKVSGWKLSSDRKHITCKDSGLILRK, encoded by the coding sequence GTGTTTGTCTACGAGTACAAAGTCAACCCAAAACCACAACAAATATCTGCTATCAATGAAGCAATCAGGACATCACAATTTGTCCGAAATAAAGTGCTGCGTTATTGGATGGATAACCGTGGTGTTGGCAAGACGGAAATGTTTAGATACAACACCTTACTGAGGAAAGAATTTAAGTTTGTAGAGGATTTAAATTCTCATGCCTGCCAAACTGCTGTTGAGCGAGTCTTGAAAGCGGTTAACCGTTTTTACGACAACTGCAAGCGTGGGATTTCAGGTAAGAAAGGGTATCCCAAATTCAAGAAAAACACTCGCTCGGTTGAGTACAAAGTCTCTGGATGGAAACTATCATCAGACCGAAAGCATATTACTTGTAAGGATTCAGGTCTAATATTGCGGAAGTAA
- a CDS encoding NF038122 family metalloprotease — MICKQYKKIHTSISHQTTQIALHTAKPLLALATLIVADVPAQAITFNFTYQPGITQEQIAAVELAGNIWSAYLQDIDVVVNIHVEMTEGVLAEGKLGGTTPAIKKINYDKFKEGLGADGTANIYQLPTSIYSTDKYRTRLAGGIINNSNYELLTTTANNKALGNDLSGDASELDAYIQLEKSTNWSYRYAGGKIEQNQYDFVSVAVHEIGHSLGFISGLDALSGLALPTAVDMFRYSTESTKQRAIDYTVGGTKYFSINGGQNPFNFTQMEGSTPTVYQAIFSSGENTLLGGDGEQASHWKIDSQTYLGIMSSTISMGGIKKISRLDLTVLDYIGWQVDYFPIINLSVLSTNAQTKAQKIWDSQFDSNTNNDAIRDRSSDVQQMIQKSGIYNWGWSGYWQTAHPAP, encoded by the coding sequence ATGATCTGCAAACAGTACAAGAAAATACATACAAGCATATCTCATCAAACCACTCAAATTGCTCTGCATACGGCAAAACCACTCTTAGCTTTAGCCACATTGATAGTAGCTGATGTACCAGCCCAAGCCATTACATTTAACTTTACCTATCAGCCTGGAATCACACAGGAACAGATTGCAGCAGTTGAGTTAGCAGGAAATATTTGGTCTGCTTACTTACAAGATATAGATGTTGTGGTCAACATCCATGTCGAGATGACTGAAGGGGTTTTAGCTGAGGGTAAATTGGGCGGTACAACCCCAGCAATTAAAAAAATCAACTATGACAAGTTCAAAGAGGGTTTGGGTGCAGATGGTACGGCTAATATCTATCAGTTGCCAACATCTATCTACAGCACTGATAAATATAGAACTAGACTAGCAGGCGGCATCATCAATAACAGTAACTATGAACTGCTGACAACTACAGCCAATAATAAAGCCCTCGGTAATGACTTGAGTGGAGATGCTTCTGAATTAGATGCCTATATTCAACTGGAAAAATCGACTAATTGGAGTTATAGGTACGCTGGGGGCAAAATTGAACAGAACCAATATGATTTTGTTAGTGTAGCTGTCCACGAAATTGGGCATAGCTTGGGATTTATTAGTGGTCTTGATGCTTTGAGTGGTTTAGCTTTACCTACGGCTGTTGATATGTTTCGCTACTCAACTGAGAGTACCAAACAAAGAGCAATTGATTACACAGTGGGTGGAACTAAATACTTCTCAATCAACGGAGGACAAAATCCATTTAACTTTACTCAAATGGAAGGAAGCACACCAACTGTATACCAAGCAATATTTTCCAGTGGCGAAAACACTCTCTTGGGAGGCGATGGGGAGCAGGCTAGTCACTGGAAAATAGACAGCCAAACCTATTTAGGGATTATGTCCTCAACCATCAGCATGGGAGGAATTAAAAAAATTTCCAGACTCGATCTCACCGTCCTCGATTACATTGGTTGGCAGGTTGATTATTTCCCAATCATCAATTTGTCCGTCCTATCCACAAATGCCCAAACCAAAGCACAAAAAATTTGGGATTCACAATTCGATAGTAATACAAATAACGATGCCATCCGCGATCGCTCTTCTGATGTGCAGCAAATGATCCAAAAAAGTGGCATTTATAACTGGGGTTGGAGTGGTTATTGGCAAACAGCTCATCCTGCACCATAG
- a CDS encoding NF038122 family metalloprotease: MPPNRWKSPPLLGLLTPLTLAASMAVSDTPAQALQFNFTYAPGTTLDQMLGYEMAGRYWSNYLADDVTVNIFIESTNILPTNVIGGAIPGVTSQSYNNVVRRLQADITSSSDRTALNTIYNQCNISLTFSNGSWQNQCTGYKSLTNTYKYGLADLEFQSDVRNINLTRANAKALGIISANDPGYDGYILVSNLGNITRPLSWNYFSATNASNTIPTATVDFFSVAVHELTHTLGFVSGIDSPEYADLLTKKLWFTDSDMSKYGYLMDMFRLSQDSRFWNRPDISVGVDTVLSIDGGMTKLGNLSSGTTKLRGDGNQGSHWKKDGIYDGIMEAALRAGGTRKLVTNNDLTTLDILGWNLQQNNQDLLTIFNSAKSGLATKMGVTTSWIDANTNQAASLLTPQYIDANNNSYDDRGEALNKMITSSGTYNWGWSGYWWGWSGYWWGWSGYWQNTDNLATDGFWQNFAWETLDEFDDGNSDHLSGSSQAQSVPEPTTIFGLLGMAVLGIAPKLKRRCEN, encoded by the coding sequence ATGCCTCCAAATCGTTGGAAATCTCCGCCTTTGTTGGGATTACTCACACCCCTAACCTTAGCTGCTTCAATGGCTGTAAGTGACACTCCAGCCCAAGCCTTACAGTTTAATTTCACTTATGCACCAGGGACAACCCTTGACCAAATGCTTGGTTATGAGATGGCTGGTAGATATTGGTCAAATTATTTGGCTGATGATGTCACCGTCAATATTTTTATTGAATCGACCAATATATTACCTACTAATGTGATTGGTGGGGCGATACCGGGGGTAACTTCACAAAGTTATAATAATGTGGTGAGAAGACTACAAGCAGATATCACCTCATCTAGCGATCGCACAGCTTTAAATACTATATATAACCAATGTAATATCAGCCTTACATTCAGCAATGGATCATGGCAAAATCAATGCACAGGATATAAATCTTTAACCAATACCTATAAATATGGACTAGCTGACTTAGAGTTTCAGTCCGATGTGAGAAATATTAATCTCACCCGTGCTAATGCCAAAGCTTTAGGAATTATTAGTGCTAATGATCCTGGTTACGATGGTTATATTCTCGTGAGTAACTTAGGCAATATTACTCGGCCTCTCTCATGGAATTATTTTTCTGCCACCAACGCTAGTAACACTATTCCTACTGCCACTGTAGATTTTTTTAGTGTAGCCGTACATGAATTAACTCACACCCTCGGCTTTGTCAGTGGTATAGACTCACCTGAATACGCAGATTTATTGACAAAAAAGTTATGGTTCACTGATAGTGATATGTCTAAATATGGCTACTTGATGGATATGTTTCGTTTATCTCAAGATAGCCGCTTTTGGAATAGGCCTGATATATCCGTTGGTGTGGATACAGTATTATCTATTGATGGTGGTATGACCAAGTTAGGTAATTTGTCTTCTGGAACTACCAAATTGCGAGGAGACGGTAATCAAGGCAGTCACTGGAAAAAAGATGGTATCTATGATGGCATTATGGAAGCTGCTCTGCGTGCAGGCGGTACAAGAAAACTCGTCACCAATAACGATCTGACTACTTTAGATATCTTGGGGTGGAATCTCCAACAGAATAATCAAGACCTACTCACTATCTTCAATAGTGCCAAATCTGGACTTGCCACTAAGATGGGAGTCACTACTAGTTGGATCGATGCTAATACCAATCAAGCTGCTTCACTTCTGACACCACAATATATCGATGCCAATAACAATAGCTATGACGATCGCGGTGAAGCCCTCAATAAAATGATCACTAGCAGTGGTACTTATAATTGGGGCTGGAGTGGCTATTGGTGGGGCTGGAGTGGCTATTGGTGGGGTTGGAGTGGCTATTGGCAAAATACAGATAATTTAGCTACGGATGGCTTTTGGCAAAATTTCGCCTGGGAAACATTAGACGAATTTGATGATGGCAACTCTGACCATTTGAGTGGGTCTTCTCAAGCGCAATCTGTACCAGAACCCACTACTATCTTTGGATTATTAGGAATGGCTGTACTTGGCATTGCTCCCAAACTCAAGCGCCGTTGTGAAAATTAG
- a CDS encoding PEP-CTERM sorting domain-containing protein has translation MKFGSQLVLTAVSLVLGLASVEVKPASAALVNYAFTVNSPTKTGSGLFRFDDSTLVNGEAIVQSLSFQFAGESTIYTEQDDPEYPGFPIVFLNNFSTGQISFALDYQFDDQANPGSFIRYEIAGEDFTIYSVNDPNAELISGTVSYTKVPEPAMLGGLVLVGTVTFMKKKKLVMR, from the coding sequence ATGAAATTTGGTTCACAACTAGTCCTTACTGCTGTTAGTTTGGTTTTGGGGTTGGCAAGCGTGGAAGTAAAGCCAGCATCGGCGGCTCTTGTTAATTATGCTTTTACGGTTAATAGTCCTACAAAAACAGGTAGTGGACTATTTAGATTTGATGACTCAACTTTGGTTAACGGCGAGGCAATAGTTCAGTCTCTTTCGTTTCAATTTGCAGGTGAGTCTACTATTTACACCGAACAAGATGATCCTGAATACCCAGGGTTTCCTATTGTTTTCCTTAACAATTTTTCTACAGGTCAAATATCTTTCGCCTTAGATTATCAATTTGACGATCAGGCTAATCCTGGTAGTTTTATCAGATATGAAATTGCTGGTGAAGATTTTACAATCTACTCTGTAAATGATCCAAATGCCGAATTAATATCGGGTACAGTTTCTTACACTAAGGTTCCCGAACCTGCTATGTTAGGAGGTCTTGTTTTAGTGGGTACTGTCACTTTCATGAAGAAGAAAAAACTCGTTATGAGATAA
- a CDS encoding alkaline phosphatase D family protein, whose protein sequence is MVDYHNVQKFLQSRIKRRNLIIGGGAFTGLAIASQFSHQRAIARGRFSDYPFKLGVASGEPYDTSVVIWTRLAPEPLNGGGMPPVNVPIRWEVATDSNMKRIISRGTVLATPELAHSVRVVVEGLSPHTWYWYRFNVGNEASPIGRTRTAPASGSFSNQLKFALVSCQHYEQGYYTAYKYIAQDDLDLVVHVGDYIYEGGINLTRPRQHNSSEIFTLEDYRNRHALYKTDVNLQATHAAFPWIVTWDDHEVENNYANLISEIDTEADQDPAIFAQRRAIAYQAYYEHMPLRPFSRPVGPDMQLYRRLNFGNLATFHVLDTRQYRTDQPCGDGTRTGCLDALNPNATITGKAQEDWLFDGLDKSSARWNVLAQQVPIAQRDFTPGEGQSFSMDKWDGYVASRDRLMAFIAQRQPSNPISLAGDVHSHWAMDLKANFNNPESATLGSEFVCTSISSGGDGADTSPAVQAYLPDNPHIKFYNGQRGYVRCTVSPTTWRSDYLVMSNVLTPSGTISNRASFVVDNGLPGIRQVV, encoded by the coding sequence ATGGTAGATTACCATAATGTTCAGAAGTTCCTGCAAAGTCGGATCAAGCGACGCAACTTAATCATTGGTGGGGGAGCATTCACTGGTTTAGCTATTGCCAGCCAATTTTCTCATCAAAGAGCGATCGCTAGAGGCAGATTTTCCGATTATCCCTTTAAACTGGGTGTGGCATCAGGCGAACCCTACGACACTAGCGTTGTCATCTGGACTCGTTTAGCGCCTGAACCTTTAAATGGCGGTGGAATGCCACCTGTGAATGTGCCGATTCGCTGGGAAGTAGCCACTGACTCTAACATGAAGCGCATTATCTCCAGGGGAACTGTACTGGCAACTCCTGAACTAGCTCACTCTGTAAGAGTAGTAGTAGAAGGACTCTCACCCCATACTTGGTATTGGTATCGCTTTAACGTTGGTAACGAAGCTAGTCCTATTGGCCGGACTCGCACTGCACCCGCGTCCGGTAGTTTTTCCAATCAATTGAAATTTGCGTTAGTATCCTGTCAACATTATGAGCAAGGTTATTACACAGCTTATAAATATATTGCACAGGATGACCTGGATTTAGTTGTCCATGTTGGCGATTACATCTACGAAGGTGGGATCAATCTGACTCGACCAAGACAACACAATAGTTCTGAAATTTTCACCTTAGAAGACTATCGCAATCGTCACGCCTTATATAAAACTGATGTCAATCTGCAAGCTACCCATGCAGCTTTCCCTTGGATTGTCACTTGGGATGACCATGAGGTGGAAAACAACTACGCCAACTTGATCTCAGAAATTGACACTGAAGCAGACCAAGATCCAGCTATCTTTGCACAACGGCGAGCCATTGCCTATCAGGCTTATTATGAACATATGCCTCTGCGTCCCTTCTCTCGACCAGTCGGCCCTGATATGCAGCTTTACCGCCGATTAAACTTTGGCAACTTAGCCACATTCCATGTTTTAGACACTCGTCAGTATCGCACCGATCAACCCTGTGGTGATGGTACGAGAACAGGTTGTTTAGATGCGCTTAATCCCAATGCCACTATTACAGGTAAAGCTCAAGAAGATTGGCTATTTGATGGACTAGATAAATCTTCTGCTAGGTGGAATGTGTTAGCACAGCAAGTTCCCATTGCTCAGAGAGACTTTACACCAGGAGAGGGTCAATCTTTCAGCATGGATAAATGGGATGGATATGTGGCTTCCCGCGATCGCTTGATGGCTTTTATTGCACAGCGTCAACCATCTAACCCTATATCCCTAGCAGGTGATGTGCATTCTCACTGGGCAATGGATCTCAAGGCCAATTTCAATAACCCAGAATCTGCTACATTGGGTAGTGAGTTTGTCTGTACTTCTATTAGCTCTGGTGGGGATGGTGCAGATACTAGTCCCGCAGTGCAAGCGTATTTACCAGATAATCCCCACATTAAGTTCTACAACGGTCAACGGGGATATGTGCGTTGTACCGTCAGTCCTACCACTTGGCGATCAGACTATCTGGTAATGTCAAATGTCTTAACTCCATCTGGAACAATTAGCAATCGAGCTTCATTTGTAGTTGACAATGGTCTCCCTGGAATACGACAAGTAGTTTAG
- a CDS encoding DUF928 domain-containing protein: MARENKYLFQPKLLVILWLISLSSIPIGMTPSMGQVTFRPPKAQAPKKSIGGASRDASSCGADVSATIQASVTPLLPKTNIGLTVAERPTIFVYVPQTNAKTALFALQDERGKQSYQRILHLSKKPGVIEIKLPSSVSALKIGQNYQWSLVMICTEELEPDSPWVSGWIRRVESHRNLSHQPTVQLASKLANMGIWYDSLATLAELKRKQPNNPTVTTSWQELLRSVDLSAIAEVPLAN; this comes from the coding sequence ATGGCAAGAGAAAATAAATATCTTTTCCAACCAAAATTATTGGTAATTTTGTGGTTAATTTCTTTATCCTCGATTCCCATAGGAATGACACCCAGTATGGGTCAGGTAACGTTCAGACCACCTAAAGCACAAGCTCCAAAAAAATCAATTGGAGGAGCATCTCGTGATGCTTCTAGTTGCGGTGCTGATGTGAGTGCAACTATTCAAGCCTCAGTTACACCATTGTTACCAAAAACTAACATCGGTTTGACAGTAGCGGAACGTCCGACAATATTTGTTTATGTTCCTCAAACGAATGCTAAAACAGCACTTTTTGCTCTGCAAGATGAACGAGGAAAACAATCTTACCAGAGAATCTTACACTTATCTAAGAAACCTGGGGTGATAGAAATTAAACTTCCTAGTTCAGTGTCAGCGCTAAAAATAGGTCAGAATTATCAATGGTCTTTAGTGATGATTTGTACTGAAGAATTAGAGCCAGATAGTCCTTGGGTCAGTGGATGGATTCGTCGAGTTGAATCTCATCGTAATTTGAGTCATCAACCTACTGTACAATTAGCATCCAAGCTAGCTAATATGGGCATCTGGTATGATTCGCTGGCTACTCTGGCCGAATTAAAGAGAAAACAACCAAATAATCCAACTGTAACTACTTCTTGGCAAGAATTATTAAGGTCTGTTGATTTGAGTGCGATCGCTGAAGTACCTCTTGCCAATTAA
- a CDS encoding IS66-like element ISAva2 family transposase yields MNQNLPQDLDRESLSQLSKEELVDIIIEQSKVIRELQKIILELQQEIERLKVSRDLDSSNSSKPPSQDIHKKSEKEKVPHLEESNPPKKKPGGQPGHQGKTRKGFGRVDRYEILRPTDCIYCGQKAFAPLAVKVEKHAVAQLVECPIEIVEYQRHTCVCECCGNIQTAAWPQEIIPGQDLGTSLQAFLGWTNNYAHMPYEKQQEMLWELGEIEIGLGTLVATNERIQQAIEPSIHELSNWVKQTQPNIHVDETPWSVKGVKEWLWVVANSEFCLFTAADTRSRAELEAILGTEYTGVLSSDDFSVYNGYQAVAQQKCLAHLRRHFKKLIQLPGLHNKAIGETFVNLIDEAFRSYAQWFETLDSNSYNDWINQFKFKLQFSVDQWINLAGATAGNLLRSLRDKASQWWYFLDHPEVPPDNNLAERSLRLAVTKRKVSGGSRSMKRFQHTANLLTVVQTCRRQGRSVIDFFVQALIADSNNSHSRPSLLPQY; encoded by the coding sequence ATGAACCAAAACTTGCCTCAAGATTTAGACAGAGAAAGTTTGAGCCAGTTATCTAAAGAAGAACTGGTGGACATCATCATTGAGCAGAGCAAGGTAATACGTGAGCTACAAAAGATAATATTAGAACTACAGCAAGAAATAGAGCGTTTAAAAGTCAGCAGAGATTTAGATAGTTCTAATTCATCAAAACCTCCATCACAAGACATTCACAAAAAAAGCGAAAAAGAAAAAGTGCCTCACCTTGAGGAATCAAACCCACCGAAAAAGAAACCAGGTGGGCAACCAGGACATCAAGGTAAAACTCGAAAGGGTTTTGGCAGAGTAGATCGCTATGAAATTTTACGTCCAACGGATTGCATTTACTGTGGTCAAAAAGCATTTGCACCCCTAGCAGTAAAAGTAGAAAAACACGCGGTAGCGCAACTAGTAGAATGTCCCATAGAAATAGTTGAGTATCAACGCCATACGTGCGTGTGTGAATGCTGTGGAAATATACAAACAGCAGCCTGGCCCCAAGAAATTATTCCAGGACAAGATTTAGGAACGTCGTTACAAGCATTTTTAGGGTGGACAAATAACTATGCACATATGCCCTACGAAAAACAGCAGGAAATGCTTTGGGAACTTGGTGAGATTGAAATTGGATTGGGAACTTTAGTCGCCACCAATGAACGAATACAACAAGCAATTGAACCGAGTATTCATGAGTTAAGTAATTGGGTAAAACAGACACAACCTAACATCCATGTAGATGAAACACCTTGGTCAGTTAAAGGGGTTAAAGAATGGTTGTGGGTAGTGGCTAATTCTGAATTCTGCCTGTTTACTGCGGCTGATACTCGTTCTAGAGCCGAACTAGAAGCAATTTTAGGGACTGAGTATACAGGTGTACTCAGCAGCGATGATTTTAGTGTTTATAATGGCTATCAAGCTGTTGCCCAACAGAAATGTTTGGCTCATCTACGTCGTCACTTCAAAAAATTGATTCAACTTCCCGGTCTTCACAACAAAGCTATCGGCGAAACCTTTGTCAATTTAATTGATGAAGCCTTCAGAAGTTATGCTCAATGGTTTGAAACTCTTGACTCAAACAGTTATAACGATTGGATAAATCAATTCAAATTCAAGTTGCAATTTTCTGTTGATCAATGGATTAACTTGGCAGGAGCTACGGCTGGAAACCTTTTACGTTCTTTGCGCGATAAAGCAAGCCAATGGTGGTATTTCCTTGACCATCCTGAAGTTCCTCCTGATAATAATCTCGCTGAACGCTCGCTGCGTTTAGCTGTGACAAAACGTAAGGTTAGTGGTGGTTCACGCTCGATGAAGCGGTTTCAACATACTGCCAATTTGTTGACGGTAGTGCAGACTTGTCGCCGTCAAGGTAGGTCTGTTATTGATTTTTTTGTGCAAGCTCTAATTGCTGATTCTAATAATTCTCACTCTCGCCCCTCTTTACTTCCGCAATATTAG
- a CDS encoding filamentous hemagglutinin N-terminal domain-containing protein, with amino-acid sequence MLETPLKGLAQTQLNPDHTLPTNVNSIGGVYDITGGNRPNNGANLFHSFQDFSIQSGDTARFIYDTGISNIITRITGGSPSQINGTIQTLLNGTNNIGNANLFLINPHGIIFGANAKLDIGGSFIGTTADSIKFNDGKEFSAINPTVNPILTVNVPIGLQFGSHPTSTIQVQGSGNNFQLNPDLSVDNSNRPSGLSYQTPNAQTLALVAGKVELAGGNITVPQGRIELWSVNRGEVTITNPSGHLQLQPTPGISYGNVDLVNAASVDASGNSGGSIEVRGQNVTLDNGSVIVTDTTGSGSGGILNISASEVLTVKGFVLNPNNQISSGISADVASGASGEGGKVTVTTKTLQVSNGGQISSGTFGTGNAGELNVTAQDVQIRGISLFGPSGLFAPVAPGARGNGGNLTVETNKLQVTDGGQIFTNTLGFGKAGDLKILAQDVEVSGGTEFGPSTIAATVQKILSIPEPAATFLGAGFGNAGNLIIETSNLRVTDGGQIAVSTSGNGSAGNMTINANSVELAGTNQFGRSGLFANAIVGKGQGGDVNISSDRLVVRDGATINVSSFLSRDPGNLRGLAGKGAAGNINLNSADILLANQGIITADTNAGDKGNITIQSDTLQILRGSQISTNARNSAVGGNINITTNTLVAYENSDISANAQKGFGGRVVVNAKAVFGIQFRPQPTPDSDLTASSDLGAEFNGTVELNTLDVDPTSGLVKLPTNFSDRSQQIASGCSVTQKNRFVVSNRGGLPTNPTDTLRGEIVWYDVRDLSNEVANSTAGSNYQTVNNQEPIVEAQGLIVGADGTMQLLASIPQVTPLTPWQVSPSCDVKP; translated from the coding sequence GTGCTAGAAACACCTTTAAAAGGATTAGCACAAACTCAACTGAACCCTGATCATACTCTACCCACTAATGTCAATAGTATTGGTGGTGTGTACGATATTACTGGCGGCAATAGACCGAATAATGGTGCTAATCTTTTTCACAGTTTCCAAGATTTTTCAATTCAATCAGGAGATACTGCTAGATTTATTTACGATACAGGAATTAGCAATATCATCACACGGATTACGGGAGGGTCACCTTCCCAAATTAACGGGACTATTCAAACACTTCTCAATGGTACTAATAATATAGGTAATGCCAATTTATTTCTGATTAATCCACATGGAATTATCTTTGGTGCAAATGCCAAATTAGATATAGGCGGCTCATTTATTGGGACTACAGCAGATAGTATCAAATTCAATGATGGGAAAGAATTTAGTGCTATCAACCCTACAGTTAACCCGATTTTGACTGTTAATGTACCTATCGGTTTACAATTTGGTTCTCACCCCACCAGCACCATTCAAGTACAAGGTTCAGGCAACAATTTCCAACTCAATCCTGATTTATCTGTTGATAACAGTAACCGTCCATCAGGATTGAGCTATCAAACCCCAAATGCTCAGACTTTAGCACTAGTTGCAGGCAAGGTGGAATTAGCTGGAGGAAATATTACTGTACCCCAGGGAAGAATTGAATTATGGTCTGTGAATAGAGGTGAGGTGACAATCACCAATCCTAGTGGACATCTGCAACTACAACCCACACCAGGAATTAGTTACGGTAATGTTGACCTTGTAAATGCTGCTTCTGTAGATGCTAGTGGTAATAGTGGTGGTTCTATCGAGGTGCGAGGGCAAAATGTGACTCTCGACAACGGTTCAGTCATAGTTACAGATACCACAGGTAGCGGTTCTGGAGGGATATTGAATATATCTGCATCAGAGGTATTGACTGTTAAAGGCTTTGTTTTGAACCCTAATAACCAGATATCTAGCGGTATATCAGCTGATGTTGCTTCAGGTGCAAGTGGAGAAGGAGGTAAAGTCACAGTTACTACAAAAACTTTGCAAGTGAGCAATGGGGGTCAAATTTCCAGTGGTACTTTTGGCACTGGAAATGCTGGAGAATTGAACGTTACAGCTCAGGATGTGCAGATACGTGGTATTTCTCTCTTTGGGCCTAGTGGTTTATTTGCTCCTGTTGCTCCTGGCGCAAGAGGAAACGGGGGAAACTTAACAGTTGAAACTAATAAATTACAAGTTACTGATGGTGGACAGATATTTACTAATACCTTGGGCTTTGGTAAAGCTGGTGACTTGAAAATTCTCGCTCAAGATGTAGAGGTCAGTGGTGGGACAGAATTTGGGCCTAGTACCATTGCAGCCACAGTCCAAAAGATATTGAGTATTCCAGAGCCAGCTGCAACTTTTTTAGGCGCTGGTTTTGGTAATGCTGGTAATTTAATCATTGAAACCAGCAATTTACGAGTTACTGACGGGGGTCAGATTGCTGTTAGCACCTCTGGGAATGGCTCGGCTGGTAACATGACAATTAATGCTAACTCAGTAGAATTAGCAGGTACTAATCAATTTGGTCGTAGTGGTTTATTCGCTAATGCTATTGTTGGTAAAGGTCAAGGTGGCGATGTTAATATCAGTAGCGATCGCTTAGTTGTTCGTGATGGTGCAACTATTAATGTCAGTAGTTTCCTTAGTAGAGACCCAGGAAATCTGCGGGGTTTAGCTGGAAAAGGGGCGGCGGGAAATATAAATCTCAATTCTGCTGATATTTTACTAGCAAATCAAGGGATCATTACTGCTGATACTAATGCCGGGGATAAAGGCAATATTACGATTCAATCGGACACCCTGCAAATACTACGTGGTAGTCAAATTAGCACCAATGCGCGCAATAGTGCAGTTGGGGGAAATATTAATATTACTACCAATACTTTAGTTGCTTACGAAAATAGTGATATTAGTGCTAATGCTCAAAAAGGTTTTGGTGGTAGGGTAGTTGTCAATGCCAAAGCAGTTTTTGGGATTCAATTCCGTCCCCAACCGACTCCAGACAGTGACCTGACGGCTTCTTCTGATTTGGGTGCGGAGTTTAATGGTACTGTAGAACTGAATACACTAGATGTTGATCCTACTAGCGGATTAGTGAAGCTACCGACTAACTTTAGCGATCGCTCACAGCAGATAGCTAGTGGTTGTAGTGTGACGCAAAAGAATCGTTTCGTTGTTAGTAACCGTGGTGGCTTACCCACCAACCCTACCGATACCCTCAGAGGTGAGATAGTTTGGTATGATGTCCGTGATTTATCCAATGAAGTAGCTAACTCAACAGCAGGCAGTAACTATCAAACTGTTAATAATCAAGAACCAATTGTTGAGGCTCAAGGATTAATTGTTGGTGCAGATGGTACAATGCAGCTACTAGCATCCATCCCACAGGTAACGCCTCTCACTCCGTGGCAAGTATCACCTTCATGTGATGTTAAACCCTAA